In the genome of Candidatus Poribacteria bacterium, one region contains:
- a CDS encoding type II toxin-antitoxin system RelE/ParE family toxin — MEIMPKAEADFARLDTTIEQRILDKLKSLCENCDTHRHEALRGPYRGKFRLRVAGTYRVIYTFNRQTRTVVVHEVGHRSSVY; from the coding sequence TTGGAAATTATGCCAAAAGCGGAAGCAGACTTTGCACGTTTAGATACTACGATTGAACAGCGAATTCTTGATAAGCTGAAATCACTCTGCGAAAATTGTGACACACATCGTCACGAGGCTCTCCGAGGTCCATATAGGGGAAAATTCCGCTTACGAGTTGCTGGTACTTACCGAGTGATTTATACCTTCAATAGACAAACAAGAACAGTTGTTGTTCACGAAGTTGGGCATCGGAGCAGCGTTTATTAG
- the recG gene encoding ATP-dependent DNA helicase RecG, giving the protein MNNFTKILNTIRRPFQQERRKGCRDDVVVNGLGSYVQLWVKNGETFTLSTTEKEVLKNLADLFENYADASSTQRQRILVEATKRIDAALGHGRPNASDSIETRAEPSQTRQPRKTQRVSPKKSAQTEMLSLFAEVESKPESEPPKQEQASDRPAATVPTEDLPLFQDTAPPSQRNSHQPSVISGQQEGDMSPENHFTDSRQPTAVPADEPSESVRISDTPVSMDIDALDFLSQPLQYLKGIGPRRAEMLREELNIQTVGEFLAYYPRDYIDRSKMVEIYRVGRTEDDEPETIQGKVVNHTSSPTARGRRIGKISIYDGTGVALLVNFGRRIGIMKALLPVDTEVVVSGKFSRRYNEIQATDYEFELFEEENLIHTNRIVPKYPLTAKLTAKMLRAWMRMALDEHGQQIPEIFPLALRTRQNLIDRQSAINEIHFPTSDAHREAAQKRLAFEEFFLLSIGMEMKKERRISEDGIAFRVGMEGNLGTSRSILRDFLASLPYQLTRAQKRVFAEIQNDMQQQTVMNRLIQGDVGSGKTVVAAMALLSAIENGYQGALMVPTEILAEQHYYNLSEMLENLHKDTGQTEDGRINVVLLKSDLPKPARETALAAIADGTADLIVGTQALIQEGVDFHKLGLVIIDEQHRFGVMQRATLRNKAQAANRTQKQGTVVPPAPDVLVMTATPIPRTLALTLYGDLNVSVIDEMPPGRQTIKTYWKKEKDREKLYSTVRNEIQRGRQAYIVYPLVEESEKLEELKAATEMAAHLQSEVFPDLRLGLLHGQMKSIEKQEVMTNFKDRHIDILVSTTVIEVGIDVPNATLMVIENAERFGLSQLHQLRGRVGRGKHQSACYLVASPRGDDSFQRIRAMIRTNNGFRIAEADLNIRGPGEFFGTRQSGIPNFKIANIIHDATLLEAAKKEAELLIKADPALNASEHQLLKRMLQKHWRGNLEIASVG; this is encoded by the coding sequence ATGAACAACTTCACAAAAATCCTTAACACTATCCGTCGTCCCTTTCAACAAGAACGCCGAAAGGGGTGCCGCGACGATGTTGTCGTCAACGGGTTGGGAAGTTATGTCCAATTGTGGGTAAAAAACGGTGAGACCTTCACACTATCAACAACTGAAAAAGAGGTCCTGAAGAATTTAGCAGACCTCTTTGAAAATTACGCCGATGCCTCGTCCACCCAACGCCAACGCATACTTGTGGAGGCAACAAAACGAATTGATGCCGCCCTCGGGCATGGACGACCAAACGCCTCGGATAGCATCGAGACACGTGCCGAACCCTCGCAAACACGCCAGCCGCGAAAGACGCAGCGTGTCAGTCCGAAAAAAAGTGCCCAAACGGAGATGTTGTCTCTTTTTGCGGAAGTAGAAAGTAAACCGGAAAGCGAGCCGCCAAAACAGGAACAGGCATCGGACCGTCCAGCCGCTACGGTACCAACGGAAGATTTACCACTTTTCCAAGACACAGCCCCTCCGTCCCAACGAAATAGCCATCAGCCATCAGTCATCAGCGGTCAGCAAGAAGGGGACATGTCACCAGAAAACCACTTTACTGACAGTCGACAGCCGACAGCTGTCCCCGCCGATGAACCCTCAGAATCTGTCCGAATCTCAGATACCCCCGTTTCAATGGACATCGATGCGCTTGATTTTTTATCCCAACCGCTTCAGTATCTCAAAGGGATTGGGCCCCGTCGCGCCGAGATGCTTCGAGAGGAACTCAATATCCAAACGGTGGGTGAGTTTCTCGCATACTACCCGCGCGATTACATCGACCGTTCCAAGATGGTAGAGATTTACAGGGTCGGAAGAACGGAAGATGACGAACCGGAGACTATACAAGGCAAAGTCGTCAATCACACCTCATCCCCGACGGCGAGAGGGAGACGTATCGGTAAAATTTCAATTTACGACGGCACTGGCGTAGCACTCCTCGTTAACTTCGGGAGACGTATCGGCATTATGAAGGCATTGCTCCCCGTTGACACCGAGGTTGTCGTCAGTGGTAAATTCTCTCGCCGTTACAATGAGATCCAAGCCACCGACTATGAATTTGAACTGTTTGAAGAAGAAAACTTAATCCATACAAATCGCATCGTTCCGAAATACCCGCTCACTGCGAAACTCACGGCGAAGATGCTACGGGCGTGGATGCGGATGGCGTTGGATGAACACGGACAACAGATACCTGAAATCTTTCCACTCGCACTTCGGACTCGACAAAACTTGATTGACAGGCAATCCGCCATTAACGAGATACATTTCCCGACCTCGGACGCACATCGGGAAGCGGCACAGAAACGGCTCGCGTTTGAGGAGTTTTTTCTCCTCAGTATCGGGATGGAGATGAAAAAAGAACGGCGTATCTCGGAGGACGGTATCGCGTTTCGAGTTGGAATGGAGGGCAACCTTGGAACGTCTCGTTCCATATTACGCGATTTCCTTGCTTCGCTGCCTTACCAACTCACACGGGCACAAAAACGGGTTTTCGCTGAGATCCAAAACGATATGCAGCAGCAAACCGTCATGAATCGACTCATTCAAGGCGATGTCGGTTCGGGAAAGACGGTCGTCGCAGCGATGGCGTTGCTCTCTGCTATCGAAAACGGGTATCAGGGGGCACTCATGGTTCCGACTGAAATCCTCGCCGAGCAACACTATTATAATCTCTCGGAGATGCTCGAAAATTTGCACAAAGATACCGGTCAAACTGAGGACGGGCGCATAAACGTTGTGCTTCTTAAAAGTGACCTACCCAAGCCAGCGCGCGAGACGGCGTTAGCAGCAATCGCTGATGGCACCGCAGACCTCATCGTTGGAACGCAGGCACTGATACAGGAAGGCGTCGATTTTCACAAACTTGGACTCGTTATCATTGACGAACAGCACCGGTTCGGTGTAATGCAACGCGCAACGCTCCGTAACAAGGCACAGGCAGCAAATAGAACCCAAAAACAAGGCACCGTTGTCCCGCCAGCCCCGGATGTCCTCGTCATGACGGCGACCCCGATTCCAAGAACGTTGGCGTTGACGCTCTATGGGGATCTGAACGTCTCTGTTATCGATGAAATGCCTCCCGGTAGACAGACAATTAAGACCTATTGGAAAAAAGAGAAGGATCGTGAGAAATTATACAGCACCGTTCGGAACGAGATTCAACGCGGTAGGCAGGCGTATATCGTCTATCCACTCGTTGAGGAGTCCGAAAAATTGGAGGAACTCAAAGCCGCCACAGAGATGGCAGCCCATCTTCAAAGTGAGGTATTCCCCGATCTGCGTCTCGGGCTTTTGCATGGACAAATGAAATCCATTGAGAAGCAGGAAGTGATGACGAACTTCAAGGATCGACATATCGATATTCTCGTCTCAACAACGGTGATTGAGGTGGGTATTGATGTGCCAAACGCGACGTTGATGGTCATTGAGAACGCCGAACGGTTTGGGTTATCACAATTGCATCAATTGCGTGGACGTGTCGGACGGGGTAAACATCAATCGGCGTGTTACCTTGTTGCTTCACCCAGGGGGGACGACTCTTTTCAGCGGATTCGAGCGATGATTCGGACAAACAACGGCTTTCGGATTGCAGAAGCAGACCTGAACATCCGGGGTCCGGGCGAGTTCTTCGGCACCCGCCAATCGGGCATCCCAAATTTCAAGATTGCGAACATCATTCACGATGCGACGCTTTTAGAGGCGGCGAAAAAAGAAGCGGAGTTGCTCATTAAAGCCGATCCAGCACTGAACGCCTCTGAACATCAGTTGTTGAAGCGGATGTTACAGAAACACTGGCGCGGCAACCTGGAGATTGCATCCGTAGGTTAA